One region of Alcanivorax sediminis genomic DNA includes:
- a CDS encoding DUF6801 domain-containing protein, whose amino-acid sequence MTKQHRFDGFHTAFLAAAMTFSPGIVSAVPVDATLDYTCVFPIIEEQSMQVAITSDMPERLAPGEASGVFNIDAVATVSADAWNGLHFVGSKTLSGKVNAASVISAPGLTLPLVIPMQIPSKALPDSQEAFSVSASGQTPSLSFTTANTGEVDIVVGDLVMQLQPLDGNTNPTGLGFFESECSLDSGQTGLLHTIIVDEETSQDAVFPFIGQATINQHSDLPLSGTLVLAVEPGSTDIAGDMVFDSARLIVKVISFFNTLTLEADVAFHPQGEADGSISDDSLTLRQSTEVQLQNARLKMFGLPISSSGVGQCKSQSPVMLNLSTPGDGNFSLNGGGPLEGQFELPPFTDCGLLTSAINQLISGMDNHMNITLTGEL is encoded by the coding sequence ATGACAAAACAACATCGATTTGATGGTTTTCATACCGCCTTTTTGGCAGCAGCAATGACTTTTTCACCCGGTATCGTATCGGCCGTTCCTGTTGACGCGACCCTGGATTACACCTGTGTTTTCCCGATTATCGAAGAGCAATCCATGCAGGTTGCGATTACTTCAGACATGCCCGAAAGGTTGGCTCCAGGGGAAGCGAGTGGTGTGTTCAATATCGATGCGGTTGCGACAGTCAGCGCAGATGCCTGGAATGGCCTTCACTTCGTTGGCTCAAAGACGTTATCGGGTAAAGTGAATGCGGCCAGCGTGATCTCCGCCCCTGGACTTACCTTGCCATTGGTGATTCCCATGCAAATTCCGAGCAAGGCGTTACCCGACAGCCAGGAAGCATTCAGTGTGTCTGCCTCAGGGCAAACACCTTCGCTGAGCTTTACCACCGCTAACACAGGTGAAGTGGATATTGTTGTTGGTGATCTGGTCATGCAATTGCAGCCGCTGGATGGAAACACGAACCCGACTGGGCTCGGTTTTTTTGAAAGTGAATGTAGTCTGGATAGCGGACAGACCGGGCTGCTGCACACCATCATCGTTGATGAAGAAACTTCACAAGACGCGGTGTTTCCTTTTATTGGGCAGGCCACTATCAATCAACACAGCGACCTGCCCTTGTCAGGAACCTTGGTGCTGGCAGTCGAACCGGGTAGCACGGATATAGCTGGGGATATGGTTTTTGATTCAGCCCGGCTTATTGTCAAGGTTATCAGCTTTTTTAACACGCTAACTCTGGAAGCGGATGTGGCCTTTCATCCCCAGGGTGAGGCTGACGGTTCGATCAGTGATGATAGCCTGACACTCCGGCAGTCCACAGAAGTGCAATTACAGAACGCGAGGCTGAAGATGTTTGGGCTGCCGATTTCCAGTTCAGGGGTGGGGCAATGCAAGTCTCAGTCGCCGGTAATGCTGAACTTATCCACCCCCGGGGACGGGAACTTTTCGTTGAACGGTGGTGGGCCGTTGGAAGGGCAATTTGAGCTTCCGCCTTTTACTGACTGCGGTCTTCTCACCAGCGCCATCAATCAGTTGATATCCGGAATGGATAACCACATGAATATCACCCTGACAGGGGAGCTTTGA
- a CDS encoding lipase family protein encodes MAFPCNSTAAATLDDSFYVPPVPLPAGSPGDIIRWRSAQAGPPSARALAEAWQLMYLSTDGLGNPMAVSGTLLVPKGLPTQGMPIIAIAPGTAGPAFRCAPSRMINKGAYYEQPAINDMLASGYAVAVTDYVGYHPEPSTTYIIGRSMGAAVLDIVRAAQRMPAVSLSSNAPVMFRGYSQGGAAAMWAGQMIDSYAPELDLRGVVAGGVPANLAQVALPLNGQEGFGVLLYALLGQDNLYPELSLDPYLNASGKQAVEDMVSDMCILELLQDFQGLSLADVTDINPLTGPRLERIAENQLGNGTINVPVYQYHEMEDGLVAFGQAKDLRNLYCAKGVELTWVPMDTQGSSGVIRHINLVYRGNPGVNQFLEQVLSGTSPQPNCAETP; translated from the coding sequence ATGGCCTTTCCGTGTAATTCAACGGCAGCCGCCACTCTTGATGATAGCTTCTACGTGCCACCCGTACCGTTACCTGCTGGTTCGCCGGGGGATATCATCAGGTGGCGCTCTGCTCAGGCGGGGCCACCTTCTGCTCGTGCGCTGGCTGAGGCCTGGCAATTGATGTATTTGTCCACGGATGGGTTGGGTAACCCCATGGCGGTCTCGGGCACCTTGCTGGTTCCGAAAGGGTTGCCCACTCAGGGCATGCCCATTATTGCCATTGCTCCGGGCACAGCGGGGCCTGCCTTTCGTTGTGCCCCCTCAAGGATGATTAACAAGGGCGCCTACTACGAGCAGCCCGCCATCAACGACATGCTGGCAAGCGGTTATGCCGTGGCCGTGACGGATTACGTGGGCTATCACCCTGAACCGTCCACTACCTATATTATTGGCCGCTCCATGGGGGCAGCGGTGCTTGATATCGTCCGTGCCGCACAGCGTATGCCGGCAGTTTCATTGTCGAGTAATGCGCCGGTAATGTTCAGGGGCTACTCCCAGGGTGGCGCTGCCGCCATGTGGGCCGGGCAGATGATCGACAGCTATGCCCCTGAACTTGATTTACGCGGGGTCGTGGCTGGAGGCGTTCCCGCGAATCTGGCGCAGGTCGCTTTACCCTTGAATGGCCAGGAAGGATTTGGGGTACTTCTCTATGCCTTGCTGGGCCAGGATAACCTCTATCCGGAGTTATCCCTCGACCCTTACCTGAATGCATCGGGAAAGCAGGCAGTGGAGGATATGGTTAGCGATATGTGTATCCTGGAGTTGTTGCAGGATTTTCAAGGGCTTTCACTTGCGGATGTCACCGATATCAATCCGCTGACTGGCCCCCGGCTTGAACGCATCGCAGAAAATCAGTTAGGCAACGGCACCATCAATGTGCCGGTCTACCAATATCATGAAATGGAAGATGGTCTGGTGGCCTTTGGGCAGGCGAAGGATCTTCGCAACCTGTATTGTGCCAAGGGGGTTGAACTGACCTGGGTGCCCATGGATACCCAGGGCAGTAGCGGTGTGATTCGCCACATCAATCTGGTTTACCGCGGGAATCCCGGGGTCAATCAGTTCCTGGAACAGGTCCTGTCAGGCACGTCACCGCAACCCAATTGTGCCGAGACACCCTGA
- a CDS encoding elongation factor P hydroxylase: MHCSADLEALFRATFFQDFATVLEGGAPEPVYLPGSPHRICYTHDYFRSALHEIAHWCVAGAARRAQVDYGYWYAPDGRNAEQQSQFASVEVLPQAYEALFCASCGHDFRVSLDNLNGDGGDERPFAVMVRARAEALLQQGLPDRVALWCDALAGRYQRQSIPLSQALQQTFQLPL, encoded by the coding sequence GTGCACTGTAGTGCCGACCTTGAGGCGCTTTTTCGGGCCACTTTTTTTCAGGATTTTGCCACCGTGCTGGAGGGTGGAGCTCCGGAGCCTGTCTATTTACCCGGCAGTCCCCACCGAATCTGTTATACCCATGACTACTTTCGCAGTGCCCTGCACGAGATTGCTCACTGGTGCGTGGCGGGGGCGGCCCGTCGTGCGCAGGTGGATTATGGCTACTGGTATGCGCCGGACGGCCGTAATGCCGAACAGCAGTCACAGTTTGCTAGCGTGGAAGTGCTCCCCCAGGCCTATGAAGCCCTGTTTTGCGCCTCATGTGGGCATGACTTCCGGGTGTCGCTGGACAACCTGAATGGTGATGGCGGTGATGAGCGGCCCTTCGCTGTGATGGTCCGGGCACGGGCGGAGGCCCTGCTGCAGCAGGGTCTTCCCGATCGTGTCGCCCTCTGGTGCGACGCCCTGGCGGGCCGCTATCAGCGCCAGTCGATTCCCTTGTCTCAAGCCCTGCAACAAACCTTCCAATTGCCGCTATAG
- the gspN gene encoding type II secretion system protein N: MTSLKHGIYLGLVFMTSFLVFFIVLTPAGIVTAYLSSADKDSSPRPELYGLWWHGKGVFDIENQKLSIRWELDWQGLVPGLSLVIGSGDVEASGWVGADWGEWRLADWEARLPAEVINSFLPQGKASGMMAITLDELHLANNTITAASGLIRFDGGQVSLGEGMELTVPPIHGTLAMDKDSPVLAVSGPEEQPLATARLSGKTLSLQVFRAFPLLLEMSEGGDASEVVFSTQHDIDLSGGYAG, from the coding sequence ATGACTTCGCTAAAACACGGCATTTATCTGGGTCTGGTTTTTATGACCTCATTCCTGGTCTTTTTCATTGTGTTAACGCCAGCAGGCATTGTGACGGCGTACCTCTCTTCCGCTGACAAGGACAGCAGTCCGCGACCTGAACTCTACGGCTTGTGGTGGCACGGAAAGGGCGTCTTCGATATCGAAAACCAGAAACTCTCCATTCGCTGGGAGCTGGACTGGCAAGGTCTGGTGCCAGGTCTTAGTCTGGTTATTGGATCAGGGGATGTAGAGGCGAGTGGCTGGGTTGGCGCTGACTGGGGAGAGTGGCGCCTCGCGGACTGGGAGGCCCGACTTCCAGCAGAGGTCATTAACAGCTTCCTGCCACAAGGCAAAGCCAGTGGAATGATGGCGATTACACTGGATGAACTGCACCTCGCAAACAATACCATTACGGCCGCAAGCGGGTTGATCCGTTTTGACGGCGGGCAAGTATCGCTAGGAGAAGGGATGGAGCTTACCGTACCGCCGATCCACGGTACCCTGGCAATGGACAAGGACAGCCCTGTACTGGCCGTGAGCGGACCGGAGGAACAACCCCTTGCCACCGCACGCCTTAGCGGCAAAACGTTAAGCTTGCAGGTATTTCGGGCCTTCCCGCTTCTGCTGGAAATGAGCGAGGGTGGCGATGCTTCAGAGGTCGTTTTTAGTACACAACACGATATCGATCTATCCGGTGGCTACGCTGGCTGA
- the rlmM gene encoding 23S rRNA (cytidine(2498)-2'-O)-methyltransferase RlmM, translated as MPSDFLNTGTETLMALCRPGFEADLAAELNFHAAEQMVAGYPRTTGNSGYVLWHSQQGSMAPLLHSGLIFARSLSLGIGEFMDIGDDRISALWPLLEAAAPFGEVFLDHPDTNDGREMQRFLKGFRKALEPRLKKAGLLRRKAANRVHLFFSDSHNGWVTISPLEVPLAEGGVRRLKLPSEAPSRSALKVEEALLRFFGTTEALTAKTAVDLGAAPGGWSWQLARRGIKVQAVDHGKLNARLLDEYPVQHIYGDAFTWRPRTSVDLVVCDVVDKPARTLQQMEKWLDQGWSKAALFNLKLPMKRRFQEVWQLLEKLATTMERHPERGEVIIKAAHLYYDREEITVWASYQRDY; from the coding sequence ATGCCCAGCGACTTCTTGAACACCGGCACGGAAACCCTTATGGCACTGTGCCGCCCGGGCTTTGAGGCGGATCTTGCCGCTGAGCTTAACTTTCATGCGGCAGAGCAGATGGTGGCGGGGTATCCGCGCACTACGGGCAACAGTGGTTATGTGCTGTGGCACAGCCAGCAGGGCAGTATGGCGCCACTGTTGCACAGTGGCCTGATCTTTGCCCGTAGCCTGAGTCTCGGGATCGGCGAGTTCATGGATATCGGTGATGATCGCATCAGTGCTCTGTGGCCCTTGCTGGAAGCAGCTGCGCCTTTTGGGGAGGTGTTTCTTGATCACCCGGACACCAACGACGGGCGAGAAATGCAGCGTTTTCTCAAAGGCTTCAGGAAAGCCCTTGAGCCTCGTCTGAAAAAGGCGGGCTTGCTGCGCCGCAAGGCAGCGAACCGTGTGCATCTGTTTTTCAGTGACTCGCACAATGGCTGGGTCACCATTAGTCCCTTGGAGGTGCCTTTGGCTGAGGGTGGGGTGCGTCGCCTCAAGTTACCCTCAGAAGCGCCCAGCCGGTCGGCACTGAAAGTGGAAGAGGCGCTGCTGCGTTTCTTCGGTACCACCGAGGCACTCACTGCCAAAACCGCGGTGGACCTGGGGGCCGCGCCAGGCGGTTGGAGTTGGCAGCTGGCCCGCCGTGGCATCAAGGTCCAGGCGGTGGATCACGGCAAATTGAATGCCCGCCTGCTGGATGAATATCCGGTACAGCATATCTACGGTGATGCCTTTACCTGGCGGCCCAGAACCAGTGTGGATCTGGTGGTCTGTGATGTGGTGGACAAGCCTGCCCGAACCCTGCAGCAGATGGAGAAGTGGCTGGATCAGGGCTGGAGCAAGGCGGCACTTTTTAACCTGAAACTGCCCATGAAACGGCGTTTCCAGGAGGTCTGGCAATTGCTGGAAAAGCTGGCCACGACCATGGAGCGCCACCCGGAAAGAGGGGAGGTGATCATCAAGGCGGCACACCTCTACTATGACCGTGAAGAAATCACGGTGTGGGCCAGCTACCAGCGGGATTATTAA
- a CDS encoding AraC family transcriptional regulator translates to MFKINSMAYEVPLVSDLYAERFIQFMENRGISRDALLEGTGLKDVLSGSVNTLLSMNQLTKLMESSQRFIDDDLAGFEFGKMLDLQGHGLLGFALLKQKDFRDLANMIVQYLRVSLPILDMKVSCSGEEIRIALIDVWDLGNLRPFFVKVYMGSIYALTSLICRRFYFEFDFAFSHDDENWKRLAPHARLSFSASQNQVVLPLSGRPARDGNEELSYYLASARSRDEVKRNEHMETAARVRELVSRYPGREGTLERVGEKMGMSARSLRYHLKMAGVSFHDIRNEVRKTFAVRYLKETSMPLNKIAEVLGYSDQASFTKAYRGWTGVTPGDTRRKFSSTPS, encoded by the coding sequence ATGTTCAAAATCAACAGCATGGCTTATGAAGTTCCACTGGTTTCCGATCTCTATGCGGAACGATTTATTCAGTTTATGGAGAATAGAGGCATCAGCCGTGATGCCCTGTTGGAAGGAACAGGGCTGAAGGATGTGCTTTCGGGCTCCGTCAACACGTTGTTGAGCATGAACCAGCTCACCAAGCTAATGGAGTCCTCCCAGCGCTTTATTGATGATGACCTGGCTGGGTTTGAGTTTGGAAAAATGCTGGATTTACAAGGGCATGGGCTGCTGGGGTTTGCCTTGCTCAAGCAAAAAGACTTTCGCGATCTCGCCAATATGATAGTGCAGTATTTGCGGGTTTCTCTGCCGATTCTGGACATGAAAGTGTCTTGTAGTGGTGAAGAAATCCGCATTGCGCTAATCGATGTCTGGGATCTGGGAAACCTGCGCCCATTCTTCGTCAAGGTTTACATGGGCAGCATTTATGCGCTGACTTCCTTGATTTGCCGCAGGTTCTATTTCGAATTTGACTTCGCATTTTCCCATGACGATGAAAACTGGAAGCGGCTGGCACCACATGCCCGTTTATCCTTCTCCGCGTCCCAGAATCAGGTTGTATTGCCTTTATCGGGCAGGCCAGCGAGAGACGGCAATGAGGAGCTTTCCTATTACCTTGCGAGCGCCCGATCTCGAGACGAGGTAAAACGTAATGAGCATATGGAAACCGCGGCCAGGGTACGTGAGCTCGTATCCCGCTACCCTGGGCGAGAGGGCACGCTTGAACGGGTAGGTGAGAAGATGGGCATGTCCGCCCGGTCTTTGCGCTATCACCTTAAAATGGCGGGGGTATCATTTCATGATATTCGAAATGAAGTGAGAAAGACCTTTGCCGTGCGGTACCTGAAAGAAACGTCCATGCCATTAAACAAGATTGCCGAAGTGCTGGGTTATAGCGATCAGGCAAGTTTTACCAAAGCATACCGGGGCTGGACCGGCGTTACCCCGGGAGATACCCGGCGAAAATTTTCTTCAACACCTTCCTGA
- a CDS encoding MFS transporter: protein MTARPGLGLYATLGALYFAQALPVSMLVKAMPALARDAGLPTEWIGFLALPAIPWALKFIWAPWVDRWGAGRPDHRKRWIQGCLIAVMAVVFVVSLFPQKWLLGPGFVLLLGLLFLLNLFSATQDIATDGLATRMLPPALRGLGNSIQVNGYKIGMMVGSSALLILVGWWGWKTTLGLVIVGMMLVLVQVTRFDEPVEPPREREQASFRWWLRELSRFWRRPGMGLWLFLLLFYKVGDGFGTRMINPFLVDQGWSLVEIGTLDLVISFAGLAGAAMAGLLMIRMAHRTALFCFAVLQALAFAGWALLAHYEAMAWVWPVALFEQFTDGLSTVAFFTLIMDYCREGHEGSDYSMQASVRLFAVGLFTLGSGFSAAWLGYDGHFLLAALLVGMIIPLAWRWQPPRLSASVATG from the coding sequence ATGACTGCGCGGCCGGGCCTGGGCCTCTACGCGACGTTGGGCGCACTTTACTTTGCCCAGGCACTGCCTGTGAGCATGCTCGTCAAGGCGATGCCTGCGTTGGCACGCGATGCGGGCCTGCCCACCGAGTGGATTGGCTTTCTGGCGTTGCCAGCCATTCCCTGGGCGCTGAAATTCATTTGGGCGCCGTGGGTGGATCGCTGGGGTGCAGGGCGTCCTGATCATCGCAAGCGCTGGATTCAGGGCTGCCTGATCGCCGTGATGGCGGTCGTTTTCGTGGTGTCGCTATTCCCGCAGAAGTGGTTGCTGGGGCCGGGCTTCGTACTTTTGCTGGGGCTCCTTTTCCTCCTTAACCTGTTCAGCGCCACCCAGGACATCGCCACGGACGGGCTGGCTACCCGGATGTTGCCTCCGGCCTTGCGAGGGCTGGGCAACAGTATTCAGGTCAATGGCTACAAGATTGGCATGATGGTCGGCAGCAGCGCCTTGCTGATTCTGGTGGGTTGGTGGGGGTGGAAAACGACACTGGGACTGGTGATCGTTGGCATGATGCTGGTGCTGGTTCAGGTGACCCGGTTCGATGAGCCCGTTGAGCCGCCCCGTGAGCGTGAGCAGGCCAGCTTCCGTTGGTGGCTCAGGGAATTGTCCCGTTTCTGGCGGCGTCCTGGCATGGGGCTGTGGCTGTTCCTGCTGTTGTTCTACAAGGTAGGGGATGGATTCGGCACGCGCATGATCAATCCCTTCCTGGTGGATCAGGGCTGGAGCCTGGTGGAGATTGGCACCCTGGATCTGGTGATTTCATTCGCTGGGTTGGCTGGGGCCGCCATGGCTGGGCTGTTGATGATCCGCATGGCCCATCGCACCGCCTTGTTCTGCTTCGCGGTGCTGCAGGCCCTGGCTTTCGCTGGCTGGGCGCTCCTGGCCCATTACGAGGCCATGGCTTGGGTCTGGCCGGTGGCGCTGTTTGAACAGTTCACTGATGGGCTTTCCACCGTGGCGTTTTTTACCCTGATCATGGATTACTGCCGTGAAGGCCACGAAGGAAGCGATTACTCCATGCAGGCTTCAGTACGCCTGTTTGCAGTGGGCCTGTTCACGTTGGGGAGTGGTTTCAGTGCAGCGTGGCTGGGTTACGACGGGCACTTCCTGCTGGCTGCGTTGCTGGTAGGAATGATCATTCCATTGGCCTGGCGTTGGCAGCCACCAAGGCTGTCAGCCAGCGTAGCCACCGGATAG
- a CDS encoding MATE family efflux transporter: protein MSSRRQEFTAQLTLALPILGGQLAQTANGFVDTLMAGRVSANDLAAVAVGASIWVPLYLFMTGVLMSATPILSRHLGGEAYHRINPLAQQGIWLAMGLGVLSALILRSIGPVLVWMDVDPAIRPMVTGYLDALSWGMPGAALMLAMRSYTEAMNHTRPVLLISVIGLLINIPSNYVLIYGKLGFPAMGGVGCGWATTLVMWSMALMMLIYTHRHPVYQHAPLNLRQRYFEVPSLGYMLRLGLPVGLSIFFEVSIFAVIALLIGSLGAHTVASHQIALNFTSLIFMIPLSFAIAATVRVGHARGRNDQTSLRHAVQVAHMITIAIGSVASLSLVLARHWIPHIYTENQEVIELATYLLLFAALYQISDALQVCSNGCLRGFEDTGWPMIMTLFAYWGVGLPMGYALGLTTLFGDPMGPAGFWIGLVAGLTVAAILLGLRLKWRMKQPMPASQPAPAKEPQKAA from the coding sequence ATGTCTTCCCGCCGTCAGGAGTTTACTGCCCAGCTTACGCTCGCCCTGCCGATCCTCGGCGGCCAGCTGGCCCAGACGGCCAATGGTTTTGTGGACACCTTGATGGCCGGACGTGTCAGTGCCAATGATCTGGCCGCCGTTGCCGTGGGGGCCAGCATCTGGGTGCCCCTGTACCTGTTCATGACCGGGGTACTGATGAGTGCCACCCCGATCCTGTCTCGCCATCTTGGCGGCGAAGCTTATCATCGTATCAACCCTCTGGCCCAGCAAGGCATCTGGCTTGCCATGGGGCTCGGGGTACTGAGCGCCCTGATTCTACGCAGTATCGGCCCTGTTCTGGTGTGGATGGATGTCGACCCGGCAATAAGGCCCATGGTCACCGGCTACCTGGATGCCCTCAGCTGGGGGATGCCCGGTGCGGCACTGATGTTGGCTATGCGTAGCTATACCGAAGCCATGAACCACACCCGGCCGGTACTGCTGATCAGTGTCATTGGCCTGTTAATCAATATCCCCAGCAACTATGTCCTGATTTACGGCAAGCTGGGCTTCCCGGCCATGGGGGGCGTGGGCTGCGGCTGGGCCACGACGCTGGTGATGTGGTCAATGGCCTTGATGATGTTGATCTACACTCATCGCCACCCGGTGTACCAACACGCGCCCCTCAACCTGCGGCAGCGTTACTTCGAGGTCCCCAGCCTTGGCTACATGCTGCGGCTAGGTTTGCCGGTCGGGTTGAGTATCTTTTTTGAAGTCAGCATCTTCGCGGTTATCGCGCTGTTGATCGGCAGCCTGGGGGCTCACACTGTGGCCAGCCACCAGATCGCCCTGAACTTCACGTCGCTGATTTTCATGATTCCGCTGAGCTTTGCTATCGCCGCCACGGTTCGGGTGGGCCATGCTCGAGGCAGGAATGACCAGACCAGCCTTCGTCACGCAGTACAGGTGGCCCATATGATCACCATAGCCATTGGCTCCGTAGCCTCCCTGTCACTGGTCCTGGCGCGACACTGGATTCCGCATATCTACACCGAAAACCAGGAAGTCATCGAGTTGGCCACCTACCTGCTCCTGTTTGCGGCGCTTTACCAGATCTCTGATGCCCTGCAGGTCTGTTCGAATGGCTGCCTGCGTGGCTTCGAAGATACCGGTTGGCCCATGATCATGACCCTGTTCGCTTACTGGGGCGTTGGCCTGCCAATGGGGTATGCCCTCGGTCTCACCACCTTGTTTGGCGACCCCATGGGGCCAGCAGGCTTCTGGATTGGGCTGGTGGCAGGCCTTACCGTTGCCGCCATTCTGTTGGGGCTGCGGCTAAAATGGCGGATGAAACAGCCCATGCCGGCTTCGCAACCTGCACCGGCCAAAGAGCCACAGAAAGCAGCCTGA
- the tusA gene encoding sulfurtransferase TusA — MEAQHHLDATGLLCPEPVMMLHNKVRDMAPGELLEVRATDPSTERDIPKFCQFLGHTLEGQQVEGELYVYWIRKKQ, encoded by the coding sequence ATGGAAGCCCAGCACCACCTTGATGCCACCGGCCTGTTGTGTCCTGAGCCCGTCATGATGCTGCATAACAAGGTGCGTGACATGGCACCTGGAGAGCTTCTCGAAGTCAGGGCGACGGACCCTTCCACCGAACGTGATATCCCCAAATTCTGCCAGTTTCTGGGCCATACCCTGGAAGGGCAGCAAGTAGAGGGAGAGTTGTATGTTTACTGGATACGTAAGAAGCAATGA
- a CDS encoding choice-of-anchor D domain-containing protein, whose translation MTPEKTTMGPLKMRALAAAAMMAASGAASAIPVQSNMYFQCTYPLIGQQPLTADIQTDMPESIGVGEATGAFTLNITATAEGNTWQGLSLVGATSIEGTAEADSTVSAPGLNLPLTIPLNIPVTDISGVSGPFDLVATGDTPSLTFMESNVGTVDIFVEESMTLAMIARKADGTYVDFGSAWHDPNNPEVFLVDCTMDQARMAENGVTNLLHSFEVTSGASEQNIAVNPESVDFGQVQGGLTEMQSITIENTGGLALGINGIALNGVDAGSFMQTNNCTTLASGESCTVDVTFMPTGEGSRSASLSIQSDDPDSPTVEVALSGQSVLAPEPSVVVDPASVAFGSVTVGSSKNMSVSVANEGTAVLSVNSVAVGGANASEFFQSNDCVDVAPDASCTVDLTFTPAGEGAKAATLTIASNDPNAPSVVVDLTGSGISNSSGGVEVAYGLAGSTHIKKAYGDVSLSGAIDAVLDLATGMFTADLSLVPTSGSFRILWGWKLVTAEADIEFEPVGETTGTLATDGTLSADTEMYIKLPSVKMKLFGLPLPVGGGDECRTSEPVSISLQTPEGQTFDPLGAGGSLAGTYDLPPLENCGGLTDLLNVFMAGSGNTINLSLTPDL comes from the coding sequence ATGACCCCCGAAAAAACGACAATGGGCCCGTTGAAGATGCGAGCGCTTGCTGCTGCAGCCATGATGGCTGCCAGTGGTGCTGCTTCTGCGATCCCTGTCCAATCAAACATGTATTTTCAATGTACCTACCCACTGATCGGTCAGCAGCCGCTGACGGCCGACATCCAGACCGATATGCCTGAAAGCATTGGTGTGGGCGAAGCCACCGGTGCCTTTACCCTGAATATCACTGCCACCGCAGAAGGGAATACCTGGCAGGGCCTCAGCCTTGTTGGGGCAACTTCCATCGAAGGTACCGCAGAAGCAGATTCAACGGTAAGTGCTCCGGGCTTGAATCTGCCTCTCACCATTCCCCTGAATATTCCGGTTACGGATATTTCTGGCGTATCCGGTCCTTTTGATCTGGTAGCAACGGGTGACACGCCATCACTGACTTTCATGGAAAGTAATGTGGGCACAGTTGACATCTTTGTGGAAGAGTCCATGACTCTGGCCATGATTGCCCGCAAGGCCGATGGCACCTATGTAGACTTTGGTTCTGCCTGGCATGATCCCAACAACCCGGAAGTTTTTCTGGTTGACTGTACAATGGATCAGGCCCGAATGGCTGAAAACGGTGTGACCAACCTCCTGCATTCGTTCGAAGTGACCTCCGGCGCGAGTGAACAGAACATTGCCGTGAACCCCGAAAGTGTTGACTTTGGGCAGGTTCAGGGTGGTCTGACTGAAATGCAGTCAATCACCATTGAAAACACGGGTGGTCTTGCGTTGGGTATCAACGGCATTGCACTCAATGGTGTCGATGCTGGTTCCTTCATGCAGACCAACAACTGCACCACACTGGCCTCCGGTGAAAGCTGTACGGTTGATGTCACCTTCATGCCTACCGGTGAGGGTAGCCGTAGCGCATCGCTGTCTATTCAGTCTGACGACCCAGACAGCCCGACTGTTGAGGTCGCACTGTCCGGACAGAGTGTGTTGGCACCCGAGCCGTCTGTGGTCGTGGATCCCGCATCGGTTGCGTTTGGTTCCGTCACCGTGGGCTCCAGCAAGAACATGAGCGTTTCCGTTGCAAACGAAGGTACTGCGGTGCTGTCTGTAAACAGCGTTGCTGTTGGTGGCGCCAACGCCAGCGAGTTCTTCCAGAGCAATGATTGTGTTGATGTGGCTCCTGATGCTTCCTGTACGGTGGATCTGACCTTTACCCCGGCGGGCGAAGGCGCCAAGGCGGCTACTCTGACCATCGCGTCCAACGATCCAAACGCGCCCAGTGTTGTTGTAGATCTGACTGGTTCCGGTATTTCCAACAGCTCTGGTGGCGTTGAAGTCGCCTATGGTCTGGCAGGCAGCACTCATATCAAGAAGGCCTACGGGGATGTCTCTCTGAGTGGTGCCATTGATGCGGTGCTGGATCTTGCTACCGGTATGTTCACAGCCGATCTGAGCCTGGTGCCCACCAGTGGCAGCTTCAGGATTCTGTGGGGTTGGAAGCTGGTAACTGCTGAGGCTGACATCGAGTTCGAACCTGTAGGTGAGACGACTGGTACTCTGGCCACCGATGGCACCCTGTCAGCTGACACCGAGATGTATATCAAGCTGCCGTCCGTGAAGATGAAGCTGTTTGGTCTTCCGCTGCCAGTCGGTGGTGGTGACGAATGCCGCACTTCCGAGCCGGTATCCATCAGCCTGCAAACTCCGGAAGGTCAAACCTTTGACCCGCTGGGTGCAGGTGGCAGCCTGGCAGGCACCTATGACCTGCCGCCTCTCGAGAACTGTGGTGGTCTGACCGATCTGCTGAATGTCTTCATGGCTGGCAGTGGCAACACCATCAACCTGTCTCTCACCCCTGATCTGTAA